In Rhinoraja longicauda isolate Sanriku21f chromosome 6, sRhiLon1.1, whole genome shotgun sequence, the following proteins share a genomic window:
- the LOC144594888 gene encoding recoverin-like: MGNTKSGALSKDILEDLKLNTKYTEDELSIWYQTFLKECPNGKITMPHFEKIYSGFFPDTDPKEYAQHVFRSFDTNSDGTLDFKEYIIALHLTSSGKTSQKLEWAFSLYDVDGNGTINKQEILEIIKAIFKMINEDELKTLPEDENTPEKRADKIWDHFGKKENDKLSELEFIQGTLDNNEILRMIQLDPKKIKEKLKRK, translated from the exons ATGGGAAACACCAAAAGTGGTGCCCTCTCCAAAGATATCTTGGAAGATCTCAAACTCAACACCAAATACACAGAAGATGAGCTATCAATATGGTATCAAACCTTTTTAAAGGAATGTCCAAATGGAAAGATCACCATGCCACATTTTGAAAAGATCTACTCTGGATTTTTCCCAGATACGGATCCCAAAGAATATGCTCAACATGTTTTCCGGAGCTTTGATACCAATTCTGATGGGACCTTGGATTTTAAGGAATACATCATTGCGCTTCACCTCACCTCTTCTGGAAAAACCTCGCAGAAACTGGAATGGGCTTTTTCTCTTTATGACGTCGATGGCAATGGCACTATCAACAAACAAGAAATATTGGAAATTATCAAG GCTATATTTAAAATGATAAATGAAGACGAACTAAAAACACTACCAGAGGATGAGAACACACCAGAGAAGAGAGCCGACAAAATCTGGGACCATTTTGGCAAGAAGGAAAATG ATAAATTATCAGAGCTCGAGTTTATTCAAGGCACCCTggataacaatgaaattctccgAATGATTCAGTTGGACCCTAAAAAAATCAAAGAAAAGTTAAAAAGGAAATAG